The window TATCATCCAAAAACTCTTCTGCATTTTTAACACTCCCTGCCGTACCAAGAGGGACAGTTTCAACGTAATAATTAAAGTTTACTCCAAATTCTTTTCCGTCTCCAAAATAATCCTTAATTATTTCAGGCATATATTGGAGCGTTACAGCAATTTCCGTAAAGTTGTATTTTTTTAGTAATTCTACTATATGCTCCATCATAGGTTTATTAACTATCGGTACCATGGGTTTAGGCCTGTTGCATGTAAGAGGCCTTAACCTTGTCCCTTCTCCACCGGCCATAATGACAGCTTTCATTCAAACCATCCTTTCATTTTTTGACATGATACTACTGCCGTAATTTGCTTAAATTTAACTCAAATTTGGCTTAATTTTGGCATAAAGTTAAAACAACATTAAACACAAATATTATTTACATTAAATACAAAAACTATTCCCATGAAAAAAATGTGGCACTGAAACTGTCACGTATTTTTTAACTTTTAAAGGAGAATAATAATTCAAAGAAGAAAGGAGGAGTTCTTATGCCAAGAGTAAACAAAACTACAACTACTTTTACAAATAGCACTGAGTATTTAAAAAACGGGGTGTCTATAAGTCCGTCAATACCATCTGTAGGAGACAAAGTTAAAATAGAATACAGCGGCTTACTCGCTCAAAGCGGGGCTTCCCATGTTTATGCACATGTAGGGTATGGCGATAAATGGGACAATTTGTACGATTATCAGATGACTAGGACTGACAAAGGGTTTGAAGTAAGTATACCTGTGCTTAAATCCGATACATTAAATATTTGTTTCAAAGACTGCGCAAATAATTGGGATAATAACTCAGGAAATAACTATACTTTTGACATTACAAAATAAGAGAAAGCCTGATTTAAATTTTTAAGCCTTAATCAGCTTGTGGTCTTTAACTAAAAAGACCACAAGCTGATTCTTTTTGTTGAAATATGTAAAGTTTTGTACTATAATCTATTAGGTAAAAAAATTACGCCTGTATTTACTTTAAGTCGACTTTTAGTCGAAAGTATAGCCCCTGTACTTTAGTACAGGCGTGTTAAGTAATAACTCTTTTGAAAGGACATATATAATGAGATTTGTTCGAATAGATGCCATAAAAGAGGGAATGATAAACGCAAAACCCCTTTTAGGAAATAATGGGGAGATTCTTTTACATA is drawn from Bacillota bacterium and contains these coding sequences:
- a CDS encoding carbohydrate-binding protein yields the protein MPRVNKTTTTFTNSTEYLKNGVSISPSIPSVGDKVKIEYSGLLAQSGASHVYAHVGYGDKWDNLYDYQMTRTDKGFEVSIPVLKSDTLNICFKDCANNWDNNSGNNYTFDITK